The following proteins are encoded in a genomic region of Triticum dicoccoides isolate Atlit2015 ecotype Zavitan chromosome 1B, WEW_v2.0, whole genome shotgun sequence:
- the LOC119333657 gene encoding uncharacterized protein LOC119333657 produces MSRPHLPKDHAFPRANGFFDGGPRRLCEIEEADAAAALAADQSWSGSPSQSTSPSSASSLPMSSCGQYMLHRVGKFDTLAGVAIKYGVEVADVKRLNSLSTDLQMFAHKSLRIPLPGRHPPPFQQNGSYECDDRECTPRRLRDDLLDSVLRTPRHKVSPAMSLLQGYYGLTPPPKRNPTQEGTEIAVYGKGKSISLVDEPWSAETPNPNTFMFEHRKPRSQTIGSLVNGESEENGDGERPVRRRPKADGELLPKEENGSALLSRAGKGLALRPKSGTRPDMNKSHQNLIAMSEPSFDGGLQTVKKSSSTPEFQEPESNNSSSSIWSASKWSLKPDAFALPLFDSIPKPIAAWKNKAARD; encoded by the exons ATGAGCCGCCCCCATTTGCCCAAAGACCACGCCTTCCCGCGCGCGAATGGGTTCTTCGACGGTGGGCCCCGCCGCCTCTGCGAGATCGAGGAGGCGGACGCCGCGGCCGCCCTAGCCGCCGACCAGTCCTGGTCGGGGTCGCCGTCGCAGTCCACCTccccgtcgtcggcgtcgtcgctgCCGATGTCGTCGTGCGGCCAGTACATGCTGCACCGGGTCGGCAAGTTCGACACCCTCGCCGGCGTCGCTATCAAGTACGGAGTCGAG GTAGCTGACGTCAAGAGGCTGAATAGCCTCTCGACTGACCTCCAGATGTTTGCTCACAAGTCGCTGCGGATTCCgctccctggaaggcatcccccacCTTTCCAGCAGAATGGTTCATACGAGTGTGATGACAG GGAATGTACTCCACGGCGTCTTCGTGATGATCTATTGGATTCAGTTTTGCGAACACCAAGACACAAGGTCTCGCCAGCCATGAGCCTTTTGCAGGGATACTATGGTCTCACACCACCTCCAAAGAGGAACCCGACACAGGAAGGCACCGAGATAGCAGTATATGGAAAAGGCAAGTCAATTTCCTTGGTTGATGAACCCTGGTCTGCAGAGACACCAAATCCCAACacgttcatgtttgagcataggaaACCCAGAAGCCAGACAATAGGTTCTCTTGTGAATGGCGAGTCTGAGGAGAATGGAGACGGCGAAAGGCCAGTAAGGAGGCGCCCGAAAGCTGACGGCGAGTTGCTACCTAAGGAGGAAAATGGCAGCGCCTTGTTGTCACGGGCGGGGAAAGGCCTCGCATTGAGGCCAAAGTCGGGCACTCGACCAGACATGAACAAGAGCCATCAGAATCTTATCGCGATGTCGGAACCTTCGTTTGATGGTGGGCTTCAAACCGTAAAAAAATCATCGAGCACTCCTGAGTTCCAAGAGCCAGAGAGCAACAACAGCTCCTCGTCCATATGGTCAGCAAGCAAGTGGAGCTTGAAACCAGACGCTTTCGCCCTCCCTCTTTTTGACAGCATTCCAAAGCCAATCGCTGCTTGGAAAAACAAGGCGGCCCGAGATTAG